The following are from one region of the Candidatus Paceibacter sp. genome:
- a CDS encoding DHH family phosphoesterase: MKKEIVVLHHNDEDGFGAAYAAWRKFGDKAEYIPVSYEMKPAELSGKEIYMLDFCYDKKSDLQRLIKNNKKVVIIDHHKSKKDDIKIASEYVYDIDHSGAVLAWQYFHPGNKVPVLLFYIEDYDLWKFKIPNTKEIMALVEMTEFDFDKWDKLATELEDEEKLKKNIEEGSAALRYKEYLVKEISGDAEKAEFEGYQAMVVNSTVLKSEIGNFLVKSGAEVGIIWSERKGEKAVSLRSGSKVDVAKLAEKYGGGGHKSAAGFGFDAKLPAPWKIIKEETQEKNER; this comes from the coding sequence ATGAAAAAGGAAATTGTTGTTTTGCATCATAACGATGAAGACGGTTTCGGCGCCGCTTACGCCGCGTGGAGAAAGTTCGGTGATAAAGCGGAATACATTCCGGTAAGCTACGAAATGAAACCGGCGGAATTATCCGGCAAAGAAATTTACATGCTGGATTTTTGCTATGACAAAAAAAGCGACTTGCAACGACTTATAAAAAACAATAAAAAAGTTGTAATTATTGACCACCACAAAAGCAAAAAGGACGACATTAAAATCGCCAGTGAATACGTTTACGACATTGATCATTCCGGCGCGGTTCTGGCTTGGCAATATTTTCATCCCGGCAATAAAGTTCCTGTTCTGCTTTTTTATATTGAAGATTATGACTTGTGGAAATTTAAAATTCCCAACACTAAAGAAATAATGGCTCTTGTGGAGATGACCGAGTTTGATTTTGATAAATGGGACAAACTGGCCACCGAGCTTGAAGACGAAGAAAAATTAAAGAAAAATATTGAGGAAGGGTCGGCGGCCTTGAGGTATAAGGAATATTTGGTAAAAGAGATAAGCGGCGACGCGGAGAAGGCGGAGTTTGAGGGGTATCAGGCGATGGTGGTGAATTCTACCGTCTTAAAATCAGAAATTGGCAATTTTTTGGTAAAAAGCGGCGCCGAGGTGGGCATAATCTGGAGCGAGAGAAAAGGGGAGAAAGCGGTTTCTTTAAGGTCGGGTAGTAAAGTTGACGTGGCGAAGCTGGCGGAGAAGTACGGCGGAGGCGGGCACAAATCCGCCGCCGGATTCGGCTTTGACGCCAAACTGCCCGCGCCGTGGAAAATTATCAAAGAAGAAACGCAGGAAAAAAATGAGCGATAA
- the dnaX gene encoding DNA polymerase III subunit gamma/tau: MSDKTVLYRKYRPKSFADVLGQDHIVGVLKNAVKSGRVAHAYLFAGPRGTGKTSVARILAREIGCADIDLLEIDAASSRGIDEIRALRDAVRFSPVAGKVKVYIIDEAHMLTKEAFNALLKTLEEPPAHAVFILATTELEKVPETIVSRCQSFSFRHISDEVMRRTIMAIAGKEDFKIDEETAALIALLAEGSFRDAQGLLDQLISAGGKAISGAEARKILSAPPEEAVEGLIEAMMGKNAEKGIEIIQKASETNLDFKTLSKLLLRGVRFALLLKLAPAMRQKLEKICGAREFKFADKIAKEAKPGELEKILKTLLDAYEARGRNYMPQVSLELAFLKIIN, translated from the coding sequence ATGAGCGATAAAACCGTTTTATACCGCAAATACAGACCAAAAAGTTTTGCCGACGTGCTGGGGCAGGACCATATCGTCGGAGTTTTGAAGAACGCCGTAAAATCGGGGCGGGTTGCGCACGCTTATCTTTTCGCGGGGCCGAGGGGTACGGGTAAGACCAGCGTCGCCAGGATTTTGGCCAGAGAAATCGGCTGCGCGGATATTGATTTGCTGGAAATAGACGCCGCATCCTCGCGCGGCATAGACGAGATACGGGCGTTGCGGGACGCGGTTAGATTTTCTCCGGTGGCCGGCAAAGTAAAAGTTTACATCATAGACGAGGCGCACATGCTCACCAAAGAGGCCTTCAACGCCCTGCTTAAAACTTTGGAAGAGCCTCCGGCGCACGCCGTCTTCATTTTGGCTACCACCGAACTGGAAAAAGTGCCGGAAACCATCGTCTCCCGCTGCCAGAGTTTTTCTTTTCGACACATTTCCGACGAGGTGATGCGCCGCACGATAATGGCAATCGCCGGAAAAGAAGATTTTAAAATAGACGAGGAGACGGCAGCGCTTATCGCGCTTCTGGCGGAAGGTTCTTTCCGCGACGCGCAGGGTCTGCTTGACCAGCTCATCTCCGCCGGCGGCAAAGCGATAAGCGGAGCGGAAGCCAGGAAAATTCTGTCGGCTCCGCCGGAGGAAGCGGTGGAAGGCCTGATTGAAGCGATGATGGGGAAAAACGCCGAGAAGGGAATTGAAATTATCCAAAAAGCCTCCGAAACCAATCTGGATTTTAAAACTTTGTCAAAACTTTTGTTGCGCGGCGTTCGTTTCGCTCTGCTGCTCAAACTGGCTCCGGCGATGAGGCAGAAGTTGGAAAAAATTTGCGGCGCGCGCGAGTTTAAATTCGCGGACAAAATTGCCAAAGAAGCCAAACCGGGCGAGCTGGAGAAAATTTTAAAAACTTTGCTGGACGCTTACGAAGCCAGAGGCAGGAATTATATGCCTCAAGTTTCTTTAGAGTTGGCGTTTTTGAAGATAATAAATTAA
- a CDS encoding AI-2E family transporter, whose amino-acid sequence MLSRNLQTYFLFTLVIGVLVLSFFIFRPFIYALALAAAVVIVFEPFQRLILKRWPNHQGLAAFLSTLAILALIAAPSVFLGIRIFKESQQLYVSLLQSGEGSVINILNDLANRLGEFFPIPSEFSLDVESYLRQGLSWLIGHLGDIFSNFAKMGLSFIVFIIAVYYFFKDGHNLKKKLVDLSPLADDSDETIFRKLRQSVNSVIKGNLIIALIKGALSAIGFIIFGISNPVLWGTVSAVAALVPGVGTAIVFVPAVLFLFLGGKVVPAAGLLVWGAAVVGMIDNFLGPKLIGRGMRLHPLIVLLSVLGGIALFGPVGFLIGPIILSLLFALLDIYSCAIKTA is encoded by the coding sequence ATGCTAAGCCGGAATCTCCAAACCTATTTTCTTTTTACGTTGGTTATCGGTGTTCTTGTTCTCTCGTTTTTTATCTTTCGACCGTTTATTTACGCGCTGGCGCTGGCGGCGGCGGTGGTAATTGTGTTTGAGCCTTTCCAGCGCTTAATTTTAAAGCGTTGGCCGAATCATCAGGGTTTAGCGGCGTTTTTGTCCACTCTGGCAATTTTAGCCCTTATTGCCGCGCCATCGGTCTTTCTGGGAATAAGGATTTTTAAGGAATCCCAACAGCTTTATGTTTCGCTTTTGCAAAGCGGAGAGGGAAGCGTTATAAATATTTTAAACGATTTGGCAAACAGACTGGGAGAGTTTTTCCCGATTCCATCGGAGTTTTCTCTTGATGTTGAATCTTATCTAAGGCAAGGATTAAGCTGGCTGATTGGTCATCTCGGGGATATTTTTTCCAATTTTGCCAAAATGGGCCTCAGTTTTATTGTTTTTATCATCGCCGTGTATTACTTTTTTAAAGACGGTCATAATCTCAAGAAAAAACTGGTAGACTTAAGCCCTTTGGCTGACGACAGCGACGAAACGATTTTCAGAAAACTTAGGCAATCGGTCAACTCGGTCATCAAGGGCAATTTGATAATCGCTCTTATAAAAGGGGCATTATCGGCCATCGGGTTTATAATTTTTGGAATAAGTAACCCGGTTTTGTGGGGCACTGTTTCGGCCGTGGCCGCTTTGGTGCCGGGAGTCGGCACGGCTATCGTGTTTGTTCCGGCGGTTTTGTTTCTTTTTCTCGGCGGCAAGGTTGTTCCCGCCGCGGGTTTGCTTGTTTGGGGCGCGGCTGTCGTGGGCATGATTGATAATTTTCTGGGGCCGAAGCTTATCGGACGGGGGATGCGCTTGCATCCGCTGATCGTTCTTCTTTCGGTTTTGGGCGGCATCGCTCTTTTCGGGCCGGTTGGCTTTTTGATAGGGCCGATAATTTTAAGCCTTCTTTTTGCTCTGTTGGATATTTACTCTTGCGCCATAAAAACTGCTTAG
- the lon gene encoding endopeptidase La, with translation MAIKNIFGKNKKPEKGSDKVYPAIALRETVVFPGEKAPMMINGVEPVRTVNEALNKGGEVVLIFKDNGEESKIGVTAKILQYWFLSRTAMGMTIEGTRRALIKNKLEKGEVSYAEVSEISSGKPESDDVINLEALARSVFDQFRKMMQMEGVISLAVVGELQKGYADPERTADIVASSLSLNFQEKLELLEELDIKKRLEILNSRLAKEINIIKTERKIRGEVEKEMGKAQKEFLLREQLKAIEKELGLGEESKEYDELEKKIKEAKLTKEAEDRALKELYRLKRMSSAGAEAPYIRAYLDWIIELPWSKKSEVVFDIKKAQVVLDEDHYGLVKAKERVLEYLAVQKLTEGKSRGNILCFVGPPGTGKTSVGRSIARALGRSFVRISLGGVRDEAEIRGHRRTYVGALPGRILQGMKTAGTKNPVFMLDEIDKLGADFRGDPSSALLEVLDPEQNNAFSDHYLEMPYDLSEVFFITTANLLDPIPPALRDRMEVIEFPGYTEDEKFHIAKKFVIPKVFSGHGLSTDKLLIEDRALYEIISKYTREAGVRNLERKIAEIARKTAKKMAENKVDKQTKITPANLADFIGPEIYEITMKEEKDEVGIATGLAWTPMGGEIMFVEVTVVPGKGNLTLTGQLGDVMQESAKAALSYIRSRCAELKIDPEFFYKNDIHIHVPSGAIPKDGPSAGIAIATALASALTKRRVKKEVALTGEVTLSGKVLEIGGVKEKVLAAHSAGVETVALPKSNEKNLVDIPEESRNELKLKFVGHMDEVLKLMLLD, from the coding sequence ATGGCTATAAAAAACATTTTTGGTAAAAACAAGAAGCCGGAAAAAGGAAGCGACAAAGTTTATCCCGCCATTGCGTTGAGGGAAACGGTTGTTTTTCCCGGCGAAAAAGCTCCGATGATGATAAACGGCGTTGAACCGGTGCGGACGGTAAACGAAGCTTTAAACAAAGGAGGCGAAGTTGTTTTAATTTTTAAAGATAATGGCGAGGAAAGTAAAATTGGCGTAACGGCCAAAATTTTGCAGTACTGGTTTCTAAGCCGGACGGCGATGGGAATGACCATAGAGGGAACTCGCCGGGCGCTTATTAAAAACAAGCTTGAGAAAGGAGAGGTAAGCTATGCCGAAGTTTCCGAGATAAGCTCGGGAAAGCCGGAGAGTGATGATGTGATAAATCTGGAAGCTTTAGCTCGCAGCGTTTTTGACCAGTTTCGCAAGATGATGCAGATGGAAGGGGTGATATCGCTGGCCGTTGTCGGAGAACTGCAAAAAGGTTACGCCGATCCGGAAAGAACGGCCGATATCGTGGCCTCTTCTTTGTCTTTGAATTTCCAAGAAAAACTGGAACTGCTGGAAGAGCTTGATATTAAAAAAAGGCTGGAAATTTTAAACTCCCGTCTGGCCAAAGAAATAAACATAATAAAAACAGAAAGAAAAATCAGAGGAGAGGTGGAAAAGGAAATGGGAAAAGCGCAGAAAGAATTTTTGCTGCGGGAACAGCTTAAGGCGATAGAAAAAGAACTTGGTCTCGGCGAGGAAAGTAAGGAGTATGACGAATTGGAGAAGAAAATAAAGGAAGCCAAACTGACCAAAGAGGCGGAAGACAGGGCATTAAAAGAACTTTATCGTTTAAAAAGAATGTCGTCAGCCGGCGCCGAAGCGCCTTACATCCGCGCTTATTTGGATTGGATAATAGAACTGCCCTGGAGCAAAAAAAGCGAAGTGGTTTTTGACATCAAAAAAGCCCAAGTGGTTTTAGATGAGGATCATTACGGCCTGGTGAAAGCCAAAGAAAGAGTGCTGGAATATCTGGCCGTGCAGAAGCTGACGGAAGGCAAAAGCCGCGGCAATATCCTTTGTTTTGTCGGGCCGCCCGGGACGGGCAAGACTTCCGTCGGACGTTCCATCGCTCGGGCGCTCGGAAGAAGTTTTGTCAGAATTTCTTTGGGCGGAGTGCGCGATGAGGCCGAGATAAGGGGTCATCGCCGCACTTACGTCGGCGCTTTGCCGGGGAGAATTTTGCAGGGGATGAAAACGGCCGGAACCAAGAATCCGGTTTTTATGCTGGACGAGATAGACAAACTGGGCGCCGATTTTCGCGGCGACCCGTCGTCGGCGCTTTTGGAAGTGCTTGACCCTGAACAAAACAACGCTTTCTCCGACCATTATCTGGAGATGCCTTATGATTTGTCGGAGGTGTTTTTTATCACCACCGCCAACTTGCTTGATCCGATACCGCCGGCTTTGCGCGACAGGATGGAGGTTATAGAATTTCCCGGCTACACCGAGGATGAGAAATTCCATATTGCCAAAAAATTCGTCATTCCGAAAGTTTTTTCCGGCCACGGTCTTTCGACGGATAAACTTCTAATAGAAGACAGAGCTCTTTATGAAATAATATCAAAATACACCCGGGAGGCCGGGGTCAGAAACTTGGAAAGAAAAATCGCCGAAATAGCGCGCAAAACCGCGAAAAAAATGGCTGAAAACAAGGTCGACAAACAAACCAAAATCACCCCGGCCAATTTAGCCGACTTCATAGGGCCTGAAATTTACGAGATAACAATGAAGGAAGAAAAAGACGAGGTCGGTATTGCCACCGGACTGGCTTGGACGCCTATGGGCGGTGAAATAATGTTCGTAGAGGTGACGGTTGTTCCGGGCAAAGGCAATCTCACGCTTACCGGCCAGCTTGGGGACGTAATGCAGGAGTCGGCCAAAGCCGCTCTCTCTTACATCCGTTCCAGATGCGCCGAGTTGAAAATTGATCCGGAATTTTTCTATAAAAACGACATTCACATCCACGTGCCGTCCGGCGCCATACCAAAAGATGGTCCTTCGGCGGGAATCGCAATCGCCACCGCCTTAGCGTCGGCGCTTACTAAAAGACGGGTAAAAAAAGAAGTGGCTTTGACGGGGGAAGTGACCCTTTCCGGTAAAGTTCTGGAGATAGGAGGGGTTAAAGAAAAAGTTCTTGCCGCTCACAGCGCCGGCGTGGAAACGGTGGCTCTGCCCAAAAGCAACGAAAAAAATTTAGTTGATATTCCGGAAGAATCCCGGAATGAATTGAAATTAAAATTCGTCGGGCATATGGACGAGGTTCTTAAGTTAATGCTCTTGGATTAA
- a CDS encoding DNA-3-methyladenine glycosylase, with protein sequence MLLSSEFFQRDTLKVAQELLGKVLAVENGGKILKGIIVETESYIGEDDLACHASKGRTKRTETMYQKAGTVYVYLVYGMHHCLNIVTEKEDYPAAVLIRAVIPVSTSNVDSKDVAISGPGRVCRYFGIDKSFNGSDISSDKIWIEDAGIKIAPKNIEKSKRIGVDYAKHCKNYLWRFSLPPEIIKNPPCLKRQGG encoded by the coding sequence ATGCTTCTTTCCAGCGAATTTTTTCAACGGGACACATTGAAAGTCGCCCAAGAACTGCTCGGAAAAGTTTTGGCCGTTGAAAACGGCGGCAAAATTTTAAAAGGGATAATTGTTGAAACGGAATCTTATATAGGAGAAGACGACTTGGCTTGCCACGCTTCCAAGGGCAGAACGAAGCGGACGGAAACAATGTACCAAAAAGCCGGCACGGTTTACGTTTATCTTGTTTATGGGATGCACCACTGTCTGAACATCGTCACGGAAAAAGAAGACTATCCGGCGGCGGTCTTAATCCGCGCCGTTATTCCAGTATCGACGTCGAACGTCGATAGTAAGGATGTGGCAATAAGCGGGCCGGGAAGGGTGTGCCGATATTTTGGCATAGACAAGAGTTTTAATGGGTCGGACATTTCCAGCGATAAAATCTGGATTGAGGACGCTGGAATAAAAATCGCGCCGAAGAACATAGAAAAATCAAAACGAATCGGTGTTGATTACGCCAAACACTGTAAAAATTACCTGTGGCGGTTTTCCTTGCCGCCGGAAATTATAAAAAATCCTCCTTGCCTTAAAAGGCAAGGAGGATAA
- a CDS encoding LamG domain-containing protein, with the protein MKNGVLVAVLLFLGLLWPVGHTQAEKLPILFFNFNENGGSIVENLGSSRSEVPSAPMINKDGFLADLHSLPKVGPSGLEDDRAFDNTASTGHRRLGGRVETATVVEKSQNLFSLTMTLWLMVEYANFDGNGCFLIYNGDDFGYNISLENQYLRFQVNGKSVDSLPIVNKTGWVFVAVSYNSKTGNVKFYSGSPTASAKLTSSGNVKAGITLQNPEGLCVGNKTHDNGLPFDGFMDNVGVYGSREDESGELSPAEIEEIRESDLRNGAPPPTPTPSETPSPGPSPRQSPTPTETPTPPMEPTPTPATSPTLISSPQPSPTEEPTPSPMPECSEIGEFSVRIKDGDMNLTVGENITIEVIVGCKDTGEPLEGIKVYGKIRKSQPNRVVSLNDRTEKIIEHEVVTDENGVAVFRVAGLKEGFAEIRFRLRGNFNTRIKTKFNVAD; encoded by the coding sequence ATGAAGAATGGAGTCTTAGTTGCTGTTTTGTTGTTTTTAGGACTGCTGTGGCCTGTTGGTCATACGCAGGCCGAAAAACTGCCGATTTTGTTTTTTAATTTTAACGAAAACGGTGGTTCAATCGTTGAAAACCTGGGGTCGTCCAGAAGCGAAGTTCCTTCGGCTCCAATGATAAACAAGGATGGATTTTTGGCGGATTTGCACTCACTGCCAAAAGTCGGACCGTCCGGACTGGAAGACGACAGGGCTTTTGACAATACAGCTTCAACCGGCCACAGGCGGCTCGGCGGAAGAGTTGAAACCGCCACTGTTGTTGAAAAAAGCCAAAACTTGTTTTCTTTAACGATGACGTTGTGGCTTATGGTTGAGTACGCCAATTTTGATGGCAATGGATGCTTTTTGATTTACAATGGAGATGATTTCGGTTACAACATCTCCCTTGAAAATCAATACTTGCGCTTCCAGGTTAATGGCAAATCCGTTGATTCCCTGCCAATTGTCAATAAAACGGGTTGGGTTTTCGTCGCTGTGTCATACAACAGTAAGACTGGTAATGTTAAATTTTATTCCGGTTCGCCTACCGCATCTGCAAAACTTACTTCCAGTGGTAACGTAAAGGCGGGAATAACTTTACAAAACCCAGAAGGCCTTTGCGTGGGTAATAAAACCCATGACAACGGTCTGCCATTTGACGGATTCATGGACAATGTAGGCGTTTACGGATCGCGGGAAGATGAATCAGGAGAACTATCTCCGGCAGAGATTGAGGAGATAAGGGAAAGCGACCTAAGAAACGGCGCTCCTCCGCCAACCCCAACACCTTCAGAAACGCCATCACCCGGTCCTTCGCCAAGGCAAAGCCCAACGCCGACTGAAACTCCGACACCACCTATGGAACCTACGCCTACACCAGCAACATCTCCGACGCTAATTTCTTCTCCCCAGCCAAGCCCGACGGAAGAACCAACTCCGTCGCCAATGCCGGAATGCAGTGAGATTGGGGAATTTTCCGTCAGGATTAAAGACGGGGATATGAACCTGACAGTCGGGGAAAATATCACCATTGAGGTCATAGTGGGATGCAAGGATACCGGAGAACCGCTTGAGGGAATCAAGGTCTACGGTAAAATCCGCAAGTCCCAACCCAACAGAGTAGTTTCGCTCAATGATAGAACGGAAAAAATCATCGAGCACGAGGTAGTGACCGATGAAAACGGAGTAGCCGTTTTCAGGGTTGCCGGCCTTAAAGAAGGTTTCGCGGAGATAAGATTCCGCCTTCGCGGAAACTTCAACACAAGAATAAAAACAAAATTTAATGTCGCGGATTGA
- a CDS encoding nucleotide sugar dehydrogenase, which produces MIKTIKIKPEVAARAERTGKKSETVAVIGLGYVGLPLALIAAKKGYEVFGIDINKEKVELVNSGKSPFKDELAERELKAGTTMKAFADFAKVKESDIVVICVPTPVYENHMPDLRPVEGACRGIAPFVKKGQLIILESTVNPGVCDDIVIPILEKETNMKAGVDFYVAHCPERINPGDPKYNVENINRVVGSLEEKGLKMALDFYGSIITGTIKPMGSLKEAESVKVVENSFRDINIAFVNELAMSFAKLGIDIVNVINGCATKPFAFMAHYPGCGVGGHCIPVDPYYLIEYAKEKGFEHDFLRQARRINNHMPKFTVEQAIAGLNEKKKAINGAKVAVLGLAYKAGIDDSRESPSFEIIKHLKAVGANVASYDPFVLKQSTTQSLDEALDGAVAVIVATNHKMFKEMTPDYLKRKGAEVVVDGRNCLNKEDFTQSGIVYKGIGR; this is translated from the coding sequence ATGATAAAAACCATAAAAATTAAGCCGGAAGTTGCCGCCAGAGCGGAAAGAACCGGCAAAAAATCGGAAACGGTAGCCGTTATAGGACTCGGGTACGTAGGTCTGCCTTTGGCGCTTATCGCGGCCAAGAAAGGTTACGAAGTTTTCGGCATAGACATAAATAAGGAAAAAGTTGAACTTGTTAACTCCGGCAAAAGCCCGTTTAAAGACGAGTTGGCCGAGCGCGAACTCAAAGCCGGAACGACGATGAAAGCTTTTGCCGATTTTGCCAAAGTTAAAGAATCCGATATCGTCGTTATCTGCGTGCCGACGCCGGTATATGAAAATCATATGCCCGACTTGAGGCCGGTGGAAGGAGCTTGCCGCGGCATCGCGCCGTTTGTAAAAAAAGGCCAACTCATAATTTTGGAATCAACCGTCAATCCTGGTGTCTGCGACGACATCGTTATCCCCATTCTGGAAAAAGAAACCAATATGAAAGCGGGTGTTGATTTTTACGTCGCCCACTGTCCGGAAAGAATAAATCCGGGCGACCCGAAATACAACGTGGAAAATATTAACCGCGTCGTGGGCAGTTTGGAAGAAAAAGGTTTAAAAATGGCTTTGGATTTTTACGGTTCCATTATCACCGGCACCATCAAGCCGATGGGTTCGCTCAAAGAAGCGGAATCGGTAAAAGTCGTGGAAAATTCTTTCCGCGACATCAACATCGCTTTCGTCAATGAACTGGCAATGTCGTTTGCCAAGCTTGGCATAGATATTGTCAATGTCATCAACGGCTGCGCCACCAAGCCGTTCGCTTTTATGGCGCACTATCCTGGTTGCGGCGTGGGCGGCCATTGCATTCCGGTAGACCCTTATTACCTTATTGAGTATGCCAAGGAAAAAGGCTTTGAGCACGATTTCTTGCGACAGGCCAGAAGAATAAATAACCATATGCCAAAGTTCACGGTGGAGCAAGCCATTGCCGGATTAAATGAGAAAAAGAAAGCTATCAACGGAGCCAAAGTAGCAGTGCTCGGGCTGGCTTACAAAGCGGGCATAGACGACAGCCGCGAGAGTCCCTCGTTTGAAATAATCAAACATCTTAAAGCTGTTGGGGCAAATGTTGCCTCTTACGACCCGTTTGTGTTGAAACAGTCAACGACGCAGAGTTTGGACGAAGCATTAGACGGCGCTGTGGCGGTTATCGTGGCCACCAATCACAAGATGTTTAAAGAAATGACACCGGATTATCTGAAGAGGAAAGGCGCAGAAGTCGTCGTAGACGGCCGCAACTGCCTTAACAAAGAAGACTTCACCCAAAGCGGAATTGTTTATAAAGGTATAGGGAGATAA
- a CDS encoding glycosyltransferase: MTTQSLKLKKSVDFWSLNYSSILFQVSLYILMGLIVFLITLLKTHSASYFFKSPVVYIYTLFVTLFRLSRLGGTILYPSVDKKIKEVKQYTNYEPSVTFVIPCKNEEDAIYKTISKCFESNYPTDKVEVIVVNDGSTDGTIKVLKKAQKEFDNLTVVDWKINQGKRHAMAEGFKRAKGEIIIQLDSDSYIEPSTLPKLVEYFNNPEIGAVCAHAYIENSDQNLLTRMQAAHYYIAFRISKAAESSFASVFCCSGCSSAYRKSIVLPIIDKWLGETFWGLPITWGDDRGLTNWVIKQGYKTVYTDKAKAYTIAPAKWKQFIKQQIRWKKGWLVNSIIAGKFIWKKEPFVAFSYFFPLTLTTLVSPFIALKVFVWDIAINGVYPFYFIAGSLLINCIIVVYYRILSPKDKYWFYTFIWTFLNMFFLSYILFYALATIQNRKWGTR; the protein is encoded by the coding sequence ATGACTACACAAAGCTTAAAATTAAAAAAGAGCGTTGATTTCTGGAGCTTAAATTATTCAAGTATACTATTCCAAGTTTCGTTGTATATCTTGATGGGTCTTATTGTGTTTTTAATAACGTTGTTAAAAACACACAGTGCTTCTTATTTCTTTAAAAGCCCTGTTGTTTATATTTACACACTATTTGTTACTTTATTTAGATTATCGAGACTTGGAGGAACTATTCTTTACCCCTCCGTTGATAAGAAAATTAAAGAAGTAAAGCAATATACAAACTACGAACCGTCAGTTACTTTTGTGATACCTTGTAAAAATGAAGAAGATGCAATATACAAGACAATATCAAAATGTTTTGAATCTAATTATCCGACAGATAAAGTCGAAGTGATAGTTGTAAATGATGGAAGTACAGACGGAACGATCAAGGTCTTAAAAAAGGCCCAAAAAGAGTTTGATAATTTAACTGTAGTTGATTGGAAAATAAATCAAGGCAAAAGACATGCGATGGCGGAAGGTTTTAAAAGGGCAAAAGGAGAAATTATTATTCAATTAGACAGCGATAGTTATATTGAACCAAGCACCTTGCCAAAACTTGTTGAATATTTTAACAATCCTGAAATAGGGGCTGTTTGCGCGCATGCTTACATAGAAAATTCAGATCAAAATTTACTTACAAGAATGCAAGCTGCTCACTATTACATAGCTTTTCGTATATCTAAAGCGGCAGAATCATCTTTTGCTTCTGTTTTTTGCTGCAGCGGGTGTTCATCGGCATACAGAAAAAGCATTGTTCTTCCTATAATTGACAAGTGGTTAGGAGAAACTTTTTGGGGTTTGCCTATAACATGGGGTGACGACAGAGGCCTTACAAATTGGGTTATAAAACAAGGTTATAAAACCGTATATACTGATAAGGCTAAGGCTTATACTATTGCTCCGGCTAAATGGAAACAGTTTATAAAACAACAGATTAGGTGGAAAAAAGGCTGGCTTGTTAACTCTATAATTGCAGGCAAGTTTATTTGGAAAAAAGAACCATTCGTAGCTTTTAGTTATTTTTTTCCACTTACCCTCACAACATTAGTATCGCCGTTTATAGCATTAAAAGTTTTTGTTTGGGATATAGCCATAAATGGCGTTTATCCGTTTTATTTTATAGCTGGGTCATTGTTAATAAATTGCATAATTGTTGTATATTACAGAATTTTATCACCTAAAGATAAATATTGGTTTTATACATTCATTTGGACATTTTTAAACATGTTTTTCCTAAGTTATATTCTTTTTTACGCTCTTGCCACCATACAGAATAGAAAGTGGGGAACAAGATAA